One segment of Streptomyces sp. YIM 121038 DNA contains the following:
- a CDS encoding amidase, protein MTELAELTAVQLVDGYRKGEFSPVDATRAVLRRAEEIQPSVNAFVRTDAEAALAGARESAERWRAGEPLGLVDGVPVTVKDILLQRGAPTLRGSRCVGEEGPWDEDAPSVARLREQGAVFVGKTTTPEFGWKGVTDSPRHGITRNPYDTTRTAGGSSGGSAAAVALGAGPLSLGTDGGGSVRIPGAFCGIFALKPTYGRVPLFPPSSFGTLSHVGPMTRDAADAALLMDVIGLPDARDWSCLGPRGGTFREALRGGVRGLRVAYSPTLGGQVAVRPAVAAAVRAGVEALASLGAYVEETDPDFADPVEAFHTLWFSGAARVVQQLPPARRELLDPALREVCGQGARFSALDYLAAVDVRMELGRRMGRFHETYDLLVTPTLPVTAFAAGVEVPPRSGARRWTGWTPFTYPFNLTQQPAATVPCGVDGDGLPVGMQLVGARFADDVVLRAAHALYEAGAAAIPRPGPVA, encoded by the coding sequence GACGCGACGCGCGCGGTGCTGCGCAGGGCCGAGGAGATCCAGCCCTCGGTGAACGCGTTCGTCCGGACCGACGCGGAGGCGGCGCTCGCGGGGGCGCGGGAGAGCGCGGAGCGCTGGCGCGCGGGCGAGCCGCTCGGGCTCGTGGACGGGGTGCCGGTCACGGTCAAGGACATCCTGCTCCAGCGCGGCGCGCCCACGCTGCGCGGCTCCCGGTGCGTCGGCGAGGAGGGCCCGTGGGACGAGGACGCGCCGTCCGTGGCGCGGCTGCGCGAGCAGGGCGCGGTGTTCGTCGGCAAGACGACCACGCCCGAGTTCGGCTGGAAGGGCGTCACGGACAGCCCCCGGCACGGCATCACCCGCAATCCGTACGACACCACGCGCACCGCGGGCGGCTCCAGCGGCGGCAGCGCGGCGGCCGTGGCTCTCGGCGCGGGGCCGCTGTCGCTCGGCACGGACGGCGGCGGCTCGGTGCGGATCCCCGGCGCGTTCTGCGGGATCTTCGCGCTCAAGCCGACGTACGGGAGGGTGCCGTTGTTCCCCCCGTCCTCGTTCGGGACGCTCTCGCACGTGGGGCCGATGACGCGGGACGCGGCGGACGCGGCGCTGCTCATGGACGTGATCGGGCTTCCCGACGCCCGGGACTGGTCCTGTCTGGGCCCGCGCGGGGGCACCTTCCGGGAGGCGCTGCGCGGCGGGGTGCGGGGGCTGCGGGTGGCGTACTCGCCGACGCTCGGCGGGCAGGTCGCGGTGCGGCCCGCGGTGGCGGCGGCCGTGCGCGCGGGCGTGGAGGCCCTCGCCTCGCTCGGCGCGTACGTCGAGGAGACCGACCCCGACTTCGCCGACCCGGTGGAGGCCTTCCACACGCTGTGGTTCAGCGGGGCGGCCCGGGTCGTGCAGCAGCTGCCGCCCGCGCGCCGGGAGTTGCTCGACCCGGCGCTGCGGGAGGTGTGCGGGCAGGGCGCGCGGTTCAGCGCCCTCGACTACCTCGCGGCGGTGGACGTCCGGATGGAGCTGGGGCGGCGCATGGGCCGCTTCCACGAGACGTACGACCTGCTGGTCACGCCGACGCTGCCGGTCACGGCCTTCGCGGCGGGCGTCGAGGTGCCGCCGCGCAGCGGGGCGCGGCGGTGGACGGGGTGGACCCCGTTCACCTACCCCTTCAACCTCACCCAGCAGCCCGCGGCGACGGTGCCGTGCGGGGTGGACGGGGACGGCCTGCCCGTGGGGATGCAGCTGGTCGGGGCGCGGTTCGCCGACGACGTGGTGCTGCGGGCCGCCCACGCGCTGTACGAGGCCGGGGCGGCGGCGATCCCGCGCCCCGGGCCGGTGGCCTAG
- the ehuB gene encoding ectoine/hydroxyectoine ABC transporter substrate-binding protein EhuB: MAPPLSNPIKTASGRADGRRPGRAPGPPRRAVLASAAALGAVGALGAAGCSRIPTGDTLARLKSQGTVRLGIAGEAPYGYINDEGDFTGEAVELAKIIFKRLGVGRVQPVATDFSSLIPGLKTQQFDVVSAGMYINKERCQQVIFSDPEYQMLDSFIVRKGNPKGLRTYQDVVRKKARFGTGTGYAEIAYAVAAGYAESDIVILQDQVAGLNAVEAGRIDVFGGTALTARQVVRKSRRAEATEPFAPVIDGEKHVDGGGFTFRPTDTGLRDAFNVEIHKMKKSGELFRVLKPFGFTEAEMTTLTAKELCR; encoded by the coding sequence ATGGCTCCACCACTGAGCAACCCCATCAAGACGGCGAGCGGACGGGCGGACGGGCGCAGACCCGGGCGCGCGCCGGGCCCGCCCCGGCGTGCGGTCCTGGCGTCCGCCGCCGCCCTCGGCGCGGTCGGCGCGCTGGGCGCGGCGGGCTGCAGCCGCATCCCCACCGGGGACACGCTGGCCCGCCTGAAGTCGCAGGGCACGGTGCGGCTCGGCATCGCGGGCGAGGCACCGTACGGGTACATCAACGACGAGGGGGACTTCACCGGCGAGGCGGTGGAGCTCGCGAAGATCATCTTCAAGCGGCTCGGCGTCGGCCGCGTGCAGCCCGTCGCGACCGACTTCAGCTCGCTGATACCGGGGCTCAAGACGCAGCAGTTCGACGTCGTGTCCGCCGGGATGTACATCAACAAGGAGCGCTGCCAGCAGGTCATCTTCTCCGATCCCGAGTACCAGATGCTGGACTCCTTCATCGTCCGCAAGGGCAACCCGAAGGGGCTGCGCACGTACCAGGACGTGGTGCGGAAGAAGGCCAGGTTCGGGACGGGCACCGGGTACGCCGAGATCGCGTACGCCGTCGCCGCGGGGTACGCGGAGAGCGACATCGTCATCCTCCAGGACCAGGTCGCGGGCCTGAACGCGGTCGAGGCCGGGCGCATCGACGTGTTCGGCGGCACCGCCCTGACCGCGCGCCAGGTCGTGCGCAAGAGCCGCAGGGCCGAGGCCACCGAGCCGTTCGCGCCCGTCATCGACGGCGAGAAGCACGTCGACGGCGGCGGCTTCACGTTCCGGCCCACGGACACCGGGCTGCGGGACGCCTTCAACGTGGAGATCCACAAGATGAAGAAGAGCGGCGAGCTCTTCCGGGTGCTCAAGCCGTTCGGCTTCACGGAGGCCGAGATGACCACCCTGACCGCCAAGGAGCTGTGCCGATGA
- a CDS encoding DUF3830 family protein — protein MADRYIEVALAKRGVRATARLLDDKAPVTCAAVWDALPLSGEVYHAKYARNEIYALFPPFAPEEPPLENPTITPIPGDLCYFTFAGTELGTASHGYDTPPPSGTVVDLALFYERNNLLVNGDVGWVPAIVWGEVVDGLAALAEACNDLWRTGAQGETLSFRRRPSDTGG, from the coding sequence ATGGCAGACCGCTACATCGAAGTCGCCCTGGCCAAGCGCGGTGTCCGGGCCACGGCGCGGCTCCTCGACGACAAGGCTCCGGTGACCTGCGCGGCCGTGTGGGACGCGCTGCCGCTCAGCGGCGAGGTGTACCACGCGAAGTACGCCCGCAACGAGATCTACGCCCTCTTCCCGCCCTTCGCCCCCGAAGAGCCCCCGCTGGAGAACCCCACCATCACGCCCATCCCGGGCGACCTGTGCTACTTCACCTTCGCCGGCACCGAACTGGGCACGGCGTCGCACGGCTACGACACCCCGCCCCCGAGCGGCACGGTCGTCGACCTCGCCCTCTTCTACGAGCGCAACAACCTGCTGGTCAACGGCGACGTCGGCTGGGTCCCCGCCATCGTCTGGGGCGAGGTCGTGGACGGCCTCGCGGCGCTGGCCGAGGCCTGCAACGACCTGTGGCGCACCGGAGCCCAGGGGGAGACCCTGAGCTTCCGGCGGCGCCCCTCGGACACGGGCGGCTAG
- the ehuC gene encoding ectoine/hydroxyectoine ABC transporter permease subunit EhuC, protein MTAGLWEHWVLPGIWITVQLTVYSAALATAVAFGIGMARTHRSRAVRFFAAFYTEVFRGVSALILMFWIFFVLPQLAGWALVPMWAAVLALGLSYGAYGAEIVRGALNAVAPAQREAGVALSFTPWQRMRLVLLPQAVPEMIPSFCNLLVELLKGTALVSLLGIGDVSFAAYLVRLATTESAQIYSITLVIYFVLAFLLTRGMKLLERRAKAGIGQFPEPRQGLGPWLRFRQPSAKSSELSTAGVTATSSAAGSAGATGVTGGGAAR, encoded by the coding sequence ATGACAGCGGGCCTCTGGGAACACTGGGTCCTGCCGGGCATCTGGATCACCGTTCAGCTGACCGTCTACAGCGCGGCGCTCGCCACCGCGGTCGCCTTCGGCATCGGCATGGCGCGCACGCACCGCTCGCGCGCGGTGCGGTTCTTCGCCGCGTTCTACACCGAGGTCTTCCGGGGCGTGTCCGCCCTGATCCTGATGTTCTGGATCTTCTTCGTCCTGCCGCAGCTCGCGGGCTGGGCGCTGGTGCCGATGTGGGCGGCCGTGCTCGCCCTCGGGCTCTCCTACGGCGCGTACGGCGCCGAGATCGTGCGCGGCGCCCTGAACGCGGTGGCTCCGGCGCAGCGCGAAGCGGGGGTCGCGCTGAGCTTCACGCCGTGGCAGCGGATGCGGCTCGTCCTGCTGCCGCAGGCGGTCCCGGAGATGATCCCGTCGTTCTGCAACCTGCTCGTCGAGCTGCTCAAGGGCACCGCCCTGGTGTCGCTGCTCGGCATCGGCGACGTGTCCTTCGCGGCGTACCTGGTGCGGCTCGCGACCACCGAGAGCGCGCAGATCTACTCGATCACGCTGGTCATCTACTTCGTGCTCGCCTTCCTGCTCACGCGCGGCATGAAGCTCCTTGAGCGCAGGGCCAAGGCCGGGATCGGGCAGTTCCCGGAGCCGCGCCAGGGCCTCGGCCCGTGGCTGAGGTTCCGTCAGCCGAGCGCCAAGTCGAGTGAGTTGAGCACGGCGGGCGTCACGGCCACCTCAAGTGCCGCGGGCAGCGCCGGTGCCACGGGCGTCACGGGCGGGGGTGCCGCGCGATGA